In Streptacidiphilus sp. P02-A3a, the DNA window AGGGGACGGCGCGCAGTTCCTCCTTGACGGCCTTCACGGTGGTGCCCCAGTCGTGGTCCTCGGGGAGTTCCAGGACGAGGGGGAAGACGGTGGTGAACCAGCCGACGGTGCGGGACAGGTCGACGTCGTCGAACAGGTCCTCGCGTCCGTGGCCCTCCAGTTCGATCGGGACGGTGCCGCCGGCCCAGTCGCGCAGGACCCGGGCGAGGGCGCTGAGCAGTACGTCGTTGGCCTGGGTCCGGTACACCTCGGGTACGTTGCGCAGCAGTGCGTCGGTGCGGTCCGCGTTCAGTCGCCGGGTCAGGGTGCGGGCGGAGCCGGCGGTGTTGTGTCCGTGGCGGTCCACCGGCAGGGCGGCGGCGTCCAGGGTGGCCTTCTCGACCCGTGTCCAGTAGTCCAGTTCGGTGTCGAAGCCGCCTTCGGCCGCCAGTGCGGTGAGGCGGTGGGCCCAGCTGCGGAACGAGGTGGACTTCGCGCCCAGGTCGACCTGGCGGCCGTGCGCCGCCTGCCGGTAGCCGGTGTCCAGGTCGGCCAGGATCACCCGCCAGGAGACCGCGTCGACGACGTAGTGGTGCGCGGCGAGGAACAGCCGGGGGCGTGGGCGCCGCCTTGGGTGAGCAGCAGGGCTTGGAACAGCGGGCCGGTGCGGATGTCGAATCCGGTCTGGGCGGCGGTGATCGCGGTGCGGGCGGCCTGGTCCTGTGCGGTGTCGTCGAGGGCGGACAGGTCCAGGTGCTCGAACACGGTGGGGTGGGCCGGGTGGTCGGTGGTGGCCGGGTGGTGCTGCTGCCAGCGGCCGGCGACGTGTTCGGCCCGGATCCGCAGGATGTCGTGGTGGTCGAGTACGGCGGTGACGGCGGCGCGCAGGGCGTCGGGGTCGGTGTCGGGGTCGAGTGCGAGGTACAGGGACTGGTTGAAGTGGCCGGGGGCTTCGGGGAACTCCTCGAAGTACCAGTGCTGGACCGGGGTCAGGGGTACCGGGCCGGTCACCGGGCCCTGTTCGGCGCCGGTGGCGGTGAGCACGGTGACCTCGCCCGCCAGTTCGGCGATGGTCTGCCGCTGGAACATCTGCTTGGTGGTCAGCCGGAGGTTGGCGCGGCGGGCCAGGGAGACGGCCTGGAGGCTGAGGATCGAGTCGCCGCCGAGGTTGAAGAAGTTGTCCTCGACGCCGATCCGGTCGGGTTCCACGCCCAGGACCTTCGCCCAGACCTCGACGAGTGCGGTTTCCACGGGGGTGCGTGGCGGGACGCGGTGGGAGGGGTCGGCGGCGGGTTCGTCCATGGCGGGCAGGGCGCGCCGGTCCAGGGTGCCGTTCGGGGTCATCGGCAGGGCGTCGAGCACCATGATCGCCGAGGGGACGGCCTGGCTGGGGAGGTGGGCGGTGAGGAAGGTCCGCAGGGCGGCGAGGTCGGGTGCCCGGGTGCCGGCGGGTACCACGTAGCCGAACAGCCGGGTGTGGCCGGAGCCGTTGCGGCGGGCGACGGCCGCCGCGGTGGCCACCTCGGGGTGGCGGGCGAGGGCGGTCTCGACTTCGCCGAGTTCCACCCGGAAGCCGCGGATCTTGACCTGGTCGTCGGCCCGGCCGAGGTACTCCAGGTTGCCGTCGCCGCGCCAGCGCACCACGTCGCCGGTGCGGTAGAAGCGGCCGGTGCCCGGTCCCAGGACGTCGTGGGGGAAGCGTTCGGCGGTCAGTTCGGGTCGCTGCCAGTAGCCCTGGGCGATGCCGCCGCCGCCGATGTAGAGCTCGCCGGGTACTCCGACGGGTACCGGGCGGCCGGTGTCGTCCAGGATGTGCACGCTGGTGTTGGTCATCGGTGTGCCGATGGGGACGAACGCCGACGGTTCGACCGGGTCGCCGCGCAGGGCGAACACGGTGGAGTCCACGGTGGTCTCGGTCGCGCCGTAGGCGTTGACCACCAGGGTGTCGGGGCCGACGTGGTCGAGCAGGTCGGCGGCGTCGCCGGCCAGCCAGCCCTCGGCGCCCAGGGAGAGCAGCCGCAGCGAGTCCAGGGTCAGGCCCGCGCCAGCCGAGTTTCGGTGCTGATGGCCCGGGCCAGTGAGGGGGTGGTGGCCAGGATCTGCGGCCGGACCTCGGCGATCAGGTCGACCAGGGTGGGCGGGTCGGTCACCACGTCCGCCGGGCACACCACCATTTCGCCGCCGAACAGCGCGGAGAACAGGAAGTCGCCGAGGAACAGGTCGACGCCGAAGCTGGCCACGCACAGGGCCCGGCCGCGGATCTCGTCGAGCCGGTAGCGGGCGTTCCAGGACCGCAGGATGTGGTGGATGTTGCGGTGGTTGATCAGGACGCCCTTGGGCTTGCCGGTCGTGCCCGAGGTGTAGATCACGTAGACGAGGTCGTCCACGGTGGCCCCGGACGGCGGTGGGGTGCCCGGCAGGGTGTCGAGGGTGGGCCGGTCGCGGTCGAGGTACACCACGGTCGCCGGGTGGGCGGTGACGCGGTCGGCCAGGGCGGTCTCGGTGACCACCACGGGTGCGGCGGCGTCGTCCAGCATCATGTTCAGCCGCTGGGCGGGGTAGTCCGGGTCCAGGGGGACGAACGCGGCGCCGGACTTCATCACGCCCAGCAGGGCGACCATCGCCTCGACGCCGCGTTCCACGCACACGCCGACCAGTGTTCCCGGGCCCACGCCCAGGCCGGTCAGGTGGTGTGCGAGCTGGTTGGCGCGGGTGGCCAGGGCGGCGAAGGTCAGTCGCTGGTCGGCGCAGCTGACCGCGACCGCGTCGGGGGTGCGCGCGGCCTGGTCGTCGAAGAGTTCGTGCAGGCAGCGGGAGGGGCCGAAGTCGACGGTGGGGCCGTTCCAGTCGGTGGCCAGTTGCCGTAGTTCGGGTTCGGTGAGCATGGGCAGTGCCCGCATCGGTTCGTCCGGGTGGGCGGCGATGCCGTCGAGCAGGTCAGCAGGTGGCCGCTCATCCGCTCCGATCGTGGCGGGTCGAACAGGTCGGTGCTGTAACTCGATGTGGCCGGTGAGTGCGCCGTCGTGCTCGAAGAAGTCGAAGGAGACGTCGAACTTGGCCACGTGCACGGGTGGGGGGATCTCGGTGACCCGCAGGCCGGTAGGTGGCTGTGCGCCGGTGGCAGGTGTTGCAGGTTGACCATGACCTGGACCAGGGGCGGGCGGCTCGGGTCGCGTTCCGGGCGGATGATGTCGACCAGTCGCTGGAACGGGATCTCGTCGTTGGCGAACGCGTCCAGGACGGTGGAGCGGACGTCGGTGAGGAAGTCGGTGAAGGTCCGTTCCTCGCGTACCTGGGAGCGCAGCACGACGGTGTTGCTGAAGTAGCCGATGAGGGGTTCCAGTTCGGCGCGGCCGCGGCCCGCGGTCACCGAGCCGACGGCGATGTCCTGCTGTCCCGAGTAGCGGGCGAACAGCAGTTGGCTCGCGGCGACCAGGGTCATGAACAAGGTGGCGCCGCCGCGGGTGCCCAGGTCGGTCAGGCGCTGGGCCAGTGGTCGCGGCACGGTGATCGGGTGCAGTGCGCCGGTGGAGCCGAGGACCGGGGGGCGCGGGCGGTCGGCCGGGAGTTCCACCGGGGGCAGTGCGGCCAGTTGCCCGCGCCAGTAGTCGATCTGTCCGGCCACCTCGGGTCCGGCCAGGCGCTGCTGCTGCCAGGCGGCGAAGTCGGCGTACTGGATCGGGAGTCGCGGTAGTGCCGGGGCCTGGCCGCGGGTGTGGGCGGTGTACCTGGCGTTGAGTTCCTCGGTCAGGATGCCGATGGACCAGCCGTCGCCGACGATGTGGTGCAGGCCCAGGACCAGGACGTGTTCGTCGGCGGCGAGCCGCAGCAGCGCCACCCGGAACAGGGGGCCGCGGCGCAGGTCGAACGGGGTGGAGCCCTCGTGTTCCAGGCGGCGGTCGAGTGCGGCGGCGCGTTCGGGTTCCGGCAGGTCGGTCAGGTCGGTGTACTCGACCGGTACCGGGGCGGGTGGGTGCACCACCTGGACGCCGTGGCCGTCGGCCTCGCCGATGGTGGTGCGCAGTGCCTCGTGCCGGGCGACGACGTCGTCGAGCGCGGCGCGCAGGGCCCGCGGGTGCAGGTCGCCGGTCAGGCGCAGCACCTTGGGCGCGTTGTACTCGACGCTGTCGGGGTTGAGTTCGGCCAGGAACCACAGTCCCTGCTGGCCCACCGACAGCGGCAGTGCGCCGTCGCGGGGCGCCGGGGTGATCGGGCGGTCCTGGGGTGCGGGCCCGGCCGCGCCGGCGAGCTGCCGCAGGACGAGTTCGCGCACGTGGTCGGGCAGCTGCGACAGCCGGTCCTTCGCGACGGACGGCAGTTCCATGCTGTTCTCTCTCCCATGTCAGAGGGGCGGTCCGGCGCGTTCAGGACGGTGCCGCGGCTGTCTCCAGTACCCCGGCCAGGATCCGGTCGCGGATGGTCGCGGCCAGGGCGGCGATCGTGGGTTCCTCGAAGAGGTCCCGGGGGGTGACCTCGACGCCGAAGGCGGTGCGCATCCTGGCGACGATGCGCAGGCTGTTGAGGGAGTCGC includes these proteins:
- a CDS encoding AMP-binding protein — its product is MTLDSLRLLSLGAEGWLAGDAADLLDHVGPDTLVVNAYGATETTVDSTVFALRGDPVEPSAFVPIGTPMTNTSVHILDDTGRPVPVGVPGELYIGGGGIAQGYWQRPELTAERFPHDVLGPGTGRFYRTGDVVRWRGDGNLEYLGRADDQVKIRGFRVELGEVETALARHPEVATAAAVARRNGSGHTRLFGYVVPAGTRAPDLAALRTFLTAHLPSQAVPSAIMVLDALPMTPNGTLDRRALPAMDEPAADPSHRVPPRTPVETALVEVWAKVLGVEPDRIGVEDNFFNLGGDSILSLQAVSLARRANLRLTTKQMFQRQTIAELAGEVTVLTATGAEQGPVTGPVPLTPVQHWYFEEFPEAPGHFNQSLYLALDPDTDPDALRAAVTAVLDHHDILRIRAEHVAGRWQQHHPATTDHPAHPTVFEHLDLSALDDTAQDQAARTAITAAQTGFDIRTGPLFQALLLTQGGAHAPGCSSPRTTTSSTRSPGG
- a CDS encoding AMP-binding protein, giving the protein MHELFDDQAARTPDAVAVSCADQRLTFAALATRANQLAHHLTGLGVGPGTLVGVCVERGVEAMVALLGVMKSGAAFVPLDPDYPAQRLNMMLDDAAAPVVVTETALADRVTAHPATVVYLDRDRPTLDTLPGTPPPSGATVDDLVYVIYTSGTTGKPKGVLINHRNIHHILRSWNARYRLDEIRGRALCVASFGVDLFLGDFLFSALFGGEMVVCPADVVTDPPTLVDLIAEVRPQILATTPSLARAISTETRLARA
- a CDS encoding condensation domain-containing protein, with product MELPSVAKDRLSQLPDHVRELVLRQLAGAAGPAPQDRPITPAPRDGALPLSVGQQGLWFLAELNPDSVEYNAPKVLRLTGDLHPRALRAALDDVVARHEALRTTIGEADGHGVQVVHPPAPVPVEYTDLTDLPEPERAAALDRRLEHEGSTPFDLRRGPLFRVALLRLAADEHVLVLGLHHIVGDGWSIGILTEELNARYTAHTRGQAPALPRLPIQYADFAAWQQQRLAGPEVAGQIDYWRGQLAALPPVELPADRPRPPVLGSTGALHPITVPRPLAQRLTDLGTRGGATLFMTLVAASQLLFARYSGQQDIAVGSVTAGRGRAELEPLIGYFSNTVVLRSQVREERTFTDFLTDVRSTVLDAFANDEIPFQRLVDIIRPERDPSRPPLVQVMVNLQHLPPAHSHLPACGSPRSPHPCTWPSSTSPSTSSSTTAHSPATSSYSTDLFDPPRSERMSGHLLTCSTASPPTRTNRCGHCPCSPNPNYGNWPPTGTAPPSTSAPPAACTNSSTTRPRAPPTRSRSAAPTSD